Proteins encoded in a region of the Sulfurimonas marina genome:
- a CDS encoding class I SAM-dependent methyltransferase: protein MIEDKERWNKRHVEKPMRHSVEPLLEKYMKEANVGKALDIACGIGRNTHFMHEQGFEVDAVDISDYALSQIKEDEKIKKIETDLDTYNLELENYDLIVNINFLSRRLHPQIKDALKPEGVLIYETFIIAHGDFKNPSNPEFLLRKNELLHAFIGLDIIYYEERDDINLRGENTRVASLVARKS from the coding sequence ATGATCGAAGATAAAGAGCGATGGAATAAACGACATGTTGAAAAACCTATGCGTCACAGTGTAGAACCTCTTTTAGAAAAGTATATGAAAGAGGCGAATGTTGGAAAAGCTTTAGATATAGCTTGCGGAATAGGGCGTAACACTCATTTTATGCACGAGCAAGGATTTGAAGTAGATGCGGTAGACATAAGTGACTATGCACTCTCTCAGATCAAAGAAGATGAAAAGATCAAGAAAATTGAAACCGATTTAGATACTTACAATCTTGAGTTAGAAAACTACGATCTAATCGTTAATATTAACTTCCTAAGCAGACGTTTACATCCACAGATCAAAGATGCACTCAAACCTGAGGGAGTACTAATTTATGAGACTTTTATTATAGCTCACGGAGATTTTAAAAACCCTTCAAATCCAGAGTTTTTACTGAGAAAAAATGAACTTCTGCATGCCTTTATAGGTTTAGATATTATCTATTATGAAGAGCGTGATGACATTAATTTACGTGGTGAAAACACGAGAGTTGCCTCACTTGTGGCTAGAAAGTCTTAA
- a CDS encoding bifunctional diguanylate cyclase/phosphodiesterase: MKKIKNIWSLFFILFSFISIVFLYIAYLRYNAILETNKTLTSSYNKILYNSLDTTLSQNEVLLDTLAQELLSFELLKNKENSRELLQKALENSKYVIGFGLTDTKGNLLVTSANIDIKKTPNILTNDAVRTTFEKALKSDRMVVGRTYFFPPLNSWVIPVRKAVRDHEGNVLGVMIAGLVNNKQNNIFNGISLDDERTILLVHDLDKNNQYYRMYFSNKHDSDYKKMYENPLKKTTYAVLMENLQKEFHISSIDEIKDGKIYYTSTKLPNHKSIFLSISYNQKYKIWVVVSQKQAFVNTVVFDNLLSIFTIYFFIIISFVLFFRTIARKEKEKEAELIYKVNHDTLTGHYNRDYIGNDTAVIEGLKDKEFEVIFLDIDNFKNINDRFGHHVGDKVLVGLSRKLNKFFNSDDIIIRHGGDEFIVLSFSKIDHNELIELISTPCTVDELEFRLGVSIGISKYPYDSVNLDELFSMADIAMHEAKKVRNSYKYFNQEMYQKSMENSDIEHQLRHALDNDEFYMMYQPQISSDMQIYGVEALIRWENKKLGFVPPDKFISVAEDNGMILKIGEWVINRSLRDIKEIWEETGHKFHISLNISVIQFMEAGFLEVLLDAISEIGIDKTYVTLEITESLAIEEFNYVIPLLNKVRENGIEISLDDFGTGYSSLSILNKLPISEIKIDKQFVDGVLKNTENSLIKTIFSIGKNFSFKIVCEGTETAAQVEVLKEHGCDIFQGYHFSKPLKKDQLIRYIKDFYDRR; the protein is encoded by the coding sequence TTGTTAGATACATTGGCTCAAGAACTTTTATCTTTTGAACTCTTAAAAAATAAAGAGAATTCAAGAGAACTTCTTCAAAAAGCTTTAGAAAATTCCAAATATGTTATTGGCTTTGGACTCACAGATACAAAAGGGAACCTTTTAGTAACAAGTGCAAATATCGACATAAAAAAGACACCAAATATTTTAACAAACGATGCAGTGAGAACGACATTTGAAAAAGCTTTAAAGAGCGATCGAATGGTGGTCGGGCGTACATATTTTTTCCCACCTTTAAACTCTTGGGTTATCCCTGTAAGAAAAGCTGTACGTGATCATGAGGGAAATGTTTTAGGAGTTATGATCGCGGGTCTTGTAAACAATAAGCAAAACAATATTTTTAACGGTATCTCTTTAGATGATGAAAGAACAATACTTTTAGTACATGATTTAGATAAAAATAATCAGTATTATAGAATGTATTTTAGCAATAAACACGACTCTGACTATAAGAAAATGTATGAAAATCCCCTAAAGAAAACCACTTATGCTGTACTTATGGAGAATTTACAAAAAGAGTTTCATATCTCAAGCATTGACGAGATCAAAGATGGCAAGATCTATTATACATCTACAAAACTGCCAAATCATAAAAGTATATTTTTATCGATCTCTTATAATCAAAAATACAAGATCTGGGTAGTAGTGTCTCAAAAACAAGCGTTTGTAAACACGGTAGTATTTGACAACTTATTGTCAATTTTTACTATTTACTTCTTTATTATTATAAGTTTTGTTCTTTTCTTTAGAACTATTGCAAGAAAAGAGAAGGAAAAAGAGGCAGAGTTGATCTATAAAGTGAACCATGACACTTTAACAGGTCACTACAATAGGGATTATATAGGGAATGATACTGCTGTAATTGAAGGTTTAAAAGACAAAGAGTTTGAAGTGATATTTTTAGATATAGACAATTTTAAAAATATCAATGATCGCTTTGGTCACCATGTTGGAGATAAAGTACTTGTAGGACTCTCTCGGAAGTTAAATAAATTTTTTAACAGTGATGATATCATTATCCGTCACGGCGGTGATGAGTTTATCGTCCTTAGTTTTTCTAAGATCGATCATAATGAGCTTATTGAACTGATATCAACTCCTTGTACGGTAGATGAACTAGAATTTCGTCTTGGAGTGAGCATTGGGATCTCTAAATATCCATACGATTCCGTGAATCTTGATGAGCTTTTTAGTATGGCAGACATCGCTATGCATGAAGCAAAAAAAGTGCGTAACTCCTACAAGTACTTTAACCAAGAGATGTATCAAAAATCTATGGAAAATTCAGATATAGAACATCAGCTTAGACACGCTTTGGATAATGATGAATTTTACATGATGTATCAACCGCAAATATCTTCAGATATGCAGATATACGGCGTAGAAGCTCTGATCAGATGGGAAAACAAAAAGCTGGGCTTTGTACCGCCTGACAAGTTTATATCTGTTGCCGAAGATAACGGAATGATCTTAAAGATCGGTGAATGGGTCATAAATAGATCTTTACGTGATATAAAAGAGATTTGGGAAGAGACGGGACATAAGTTTCATATCTCGTTAAATATATCTGTTATACAGTTTATGGAAGCAGGGTTTTTAGAGGTACTTTTAGATGCGATTTCTGAGATAGGGATAGATAAAACCTATGTTACTCTTGAAATTACCGAAAGTTTGGCTATTGAAGAGTTTAACTATGTAATTCCACTCTTAAATAAAGTAAGAGAAAACGGGATCGAGATCTCTCTTGATGACTTTGGTACGGGGTACTCTTCACTCTCGATCTTAAATAAGCTTCCGATCTCTGAAATTAAGATCGATAAACAGTTTGTAGATGGTGTTCTGAAAAATACTGAGAACTCCTTGATAAAGACCATATTCTCTATCGGGAAAAACTTCTCGTTTAAGATCGTATGTGAGGGAACTGAGACAGCAGCCCAAGTGGAAGTACTTAAAGAACACGGATGTGATATTTTTCAAGGGTATCATTTCTCAAAACCGTTAAAAAAAGATCAGTTGATTAGATATATAAAGGACTTTTATGATCGAAGATAA